One stretch of Pseudomonadota bacterium DNA includes these proteins:
- a CDS encoding O-antigen ligase family protein, which produces MSYASLSLAYLATLRWLFVAAVALAVIPNGSVDPTFFYANCVTFGLLLALCAFIRVDNRRLKGLVGLGFSLILMICVYAGIQSMSLTDHPFANPAWSDVAALGLTDRGAISVAPGETIAALPSLVVPLLALMLGLILHQDDHAARALWNRLAIMGGILALIALVRHEFFADAHLFGTRPRWDGALSGHFFNRNLTAAFFALASFATLGMVLMHVAQMRWSSIVQRLAGLQFFGERKYIYAAAGGVFFLASLIALFLTQSRAGTLLTMGILALCILVIAISHPRSQSKQGTSLRVAGPSKRWLLVAAITAACVVVFFTFGGRTIVRMDQAGFDIQRLCAARGTWAAIRDFPVFGTGFATFKDVFPIYRPADCSPVGVWSQAHNSWLEGYLGFGLPFAVFIALGSWAFVRTVVYGFRVRRRLRSIPVLTVGCMTYIALHSMVDFPIQITGIAVYFSAMVAAGFAISLAR; this is translated from the coding sequence GTGTCATACGCATCCCTGTCCCTCGCGTACCTTGCAACGCTGCGCTGGCTTTTCGTGGCTGCAGTGGCGCTAGCGGTCATCCCGAACGGATCGGTTGATCCGACTTTCTTTTACGCAAACTGCGTGACGTTTGGTCTTCTGCTTGCCCTGTGCGCCTTTATCCGGGTTGATAACCGACGGCTGAAAGGATTGGTCGGGCTGGGTTTTTCGCTGATTTTGATGATCTGCGTCTACGCTGGCATCCAGTCGATGTCGCTAACCGATCATCCTTTCGCCAATCCTGCGTGGTCGGACGTTGCCGCACTCGGTCTCACGGATCGCGGGGCAATTTCGGTTGCACCAGGCGAGACGATCGCCGCTTTGCCATCGCTGGTCGTGCCGCTTTTGGCGTTGATGCTGGGGCTTATCCTTCACCAGGACGATCACGCCGCCCGAGCGCTTTGGAACCGCCTGGCGATCATGGGCGGCATTCTCGCTTTGATCGCGTTGGTGCGGCACGAGTTCTTCGCCGATGCGCATCTGTTTGGGACCCGCCCCCGGTGGGACGGCGCGCTGTCAGGGCACTTTTTTAACCGAAACCTCACCGCAGCCTTCTTTGCGCTCGCCAGTTTTGCGACCCTGGGCATGGTGCTCATGCACGTCGCGCAGATGCGCTGGTCATCGATCGTTCAGCGCCTTGCAGGGCTTCAGTTCTTCGGTGAGCGCAAATACATCTACGCAGCCGCCGGTGGTGTCTTTTTCTTGGCGAGCCTGATCGCTTTGTTTTTAACCCAGTCGCGCGCGGGAACCCTCCTCACGATGGGCATCCTTGCCCTTTGCATACTGGTCATTGCCATCAGTCACCCAAGGTCACAATCGAAGCAGGGTACGTCGTTAAGGGTCGCCGGTCCCTCAAAACGCTGGCTGCTTGTGGCCGCGATCACGGCCGCCTGTGTTGTTGTCTTTTTCACCTTTGGCGGCCGTACAATTGTGCGCATGGATCAGGCGGGCTTCGATATTCAGCGGCTGTGCGCTGCGCGGGGCACCTGGGCAGCGATCAGGGATTTCCCGGTTTTCGGCACCGGTTTTGCAACGTTCAAAGATGTTTTCCCAATTTACAGACCGGCGGACTGTAGCCCGGTCGGGGTCTGGTCGCAGGCGCACAATTCATGGCTTGAAGGTTACCTTGGCTTTGGCCTTCCGTTCGCCGTGTTCATTGCCCTGGGCTCATGGGCGTTTGTGCGGACCGTTGTTTACGGGTTTCGCGTTCGACGTCGGCTGCGCTCAATTCCTGTCCTGACCGTCGGGTGCATGACCTATATCGCGCTGCATTCTATGGTTGATTTCCCAATCCAGATTACCGGAATCGCCGTCTACTTCTCGGCGATGGTTGCCGCAGGGTTTGCAATATCGCTTGCGCGTTAA
- a CDS encoding polysaccharide biosynthesis tyrosine autokinase: MLQRSDVRRNPAGDAYWQDGPPALDLERYIGIIRRRWKLVAFASLISLLFGYAYLVTAVPIYSASTRLLIDTPETQTSQEVSGVSEGFFESGEIDSQVELIRSEAISAQVVDSLDLLNNRFFWSRQRSPGEVVVGWLRSGSGFVATQVENGLDATFSLFGGSADEGGTDQLSSLLATASDNERRREEAIKTLADGLSVARVDRTYVVAIAYRSPYPNLAAEIANGFANAYIDDQLESKYNATRRASEWLLTRTEELRTQAASAEQAVEAFRQANGLVAASGSLISEQQLAEINGRLIAARADVALQRARFERLSEIVDSNDAGAAVAETLSQTITSDLRARYLEASKRFAEISALLGANHAQAVRQRNEMFQLQRLMFEELKRVTEVAGNELQVALNQVSVLEDELETLVGTSNQANETQIQLGELERNATSLRALYTSFLERYQESLQTQSFPISDARIITPAEAPSFPSSPNRIITLTMALFLGAAAGGALSMLLELRDRVFRSGEQIRTGLGLEFIGILPVVSANRATRSSVKRARAGKGKPAGWARKLPLPGATVEPLDDRDPLTAAGEVDELEHDPTPLEVRDMVMNYAAANPLSGFSETLRSAKVAADLTISGASVKTIGIASVLPNEGKTTVSKNLASLTAAQGAKVLLIDADLRNPGLTRSAVGRTVENGLAEVILDGANWRRVIRSEEETGLAILPTNPNRRVPHTSDLLTSPGMRRLLADVQAEYDYVFLDLPPIGPVVDVRAMAPLLDGVVFVVEWGKTDRNLVENALSSDAQLYDKIIGVILNKADKEKLKLYENYQSGGYYYNRYKKYYTS, from the coding sequence ATGCTTCAACGCTCGGATGTGCGCCGTAATCCCGCTGGCGATGCATACTGGCAGGACGGGCCTCCCGCGCTTGATCTTGAGCGCTATATTGGCATCATCCGGCGCCGTTGGAAGTTGGTTGCCTTCGCCTCGCTCATCAGTCTGCTGTTTGGATACGCGTATCTGGTGACCGCCGTACCGATTTATTCGGCCAGCACCCGTTTGCTTATCGATACGCCGGAAACGCAAACCTCCCAGGAGGTGTCGGGGGTATCTGAAGGTTTCTTTGAAAGCGGAGAGATTGACAGTCAGGTCGAGCTGATCCGTTCGGAAGCTATTTCCGCCCAAGTGGTGGACAGCCTTGATCTTCTCAACAACCGGTTCTTCTGGTCACGCCAGCGGTCACCCGGCGAGGTGGTTGTCGGTTGGTTGCGCTCCGGATCGGGCTTTGTTGCGACTCAGGTTGAAAATGGATTGGATGCGACGTTTTCGCTTTTTGGTGGCTCCGCCGATGAGGGAGGTACCGACCAACTGTCGTCGCTGCTTGCCACTGCATCGGACAATGAGCGTCGCCGTGAAGAGGCTATCAAGACGCTAGCCGACGGTTTGAGTGTTGCACGGGTCGACCGGACCTACGTGGTCGCTATTGCTTATCGATCGCCTTATCCAAACCTGGCAGCCGAGATCGCCAATGGATTTGCGAACGCCTACATCGATGATCAGCTTGAATCGAAGTACAACGCTACCCGCCGTGCAAGCGAATGGCTTCTAACACGAACCGAGGAGCTTCGAACGCAAGCCGCTAGCGCGGAGCAGGCGGTAGAAGCGTTCCGTCAGGCAAACGGTTTGGTGGCCGCCAGCGGTTCGTTGATTTCGGAACAGCAATTGGCCGAGATCAACGGCCGGCTGATTGCAGCGCGTGCCGACGTTGCTTTGCAGCGTGCACGCTTTGAACGCTTATCAGAGATTGTCGACAGCAATGACGCTGGAGCGGCCGTTGCGGAAACGCTTAGTCAAACGATCACATCGGATTTGCGGGCGCGTTATCTCGAAGCAAGTAAGCGTTTTGCGGAAATCAGTGCGCTTCTGGGAGCTAACCACGCCCAAGCAGTTCGCCAACGCAACGAGATGTTCCAGTTGCAGCGGCTGATGTTTGAGGAGCTCAAGCGTGTCACCGAAGTGGCGGGCAATGAGCTCCAGGTTGCGCTGAACCAGGTTTCGGTTCTTGAGGACGAACTTGAGACATTGGTCGGTACGTCCAACCAGGCCAACGAAACACAGATCCAGTTGGGAGAGTTGGAGCGCAACGCAACATCGTTGCGTGCGCTGTACACGTCCTTTTTGGAGCGCTACCAGGAGTCGCTGCAAACGCAATCATTTCCGATCTCCGATGCACGTATCATAACCCCGGCTGAAGCGCCCAGCTTCCCCAGTTCACCAAACCGCATCATCACGCTGACGATGGCGCTTTTTCTCGGCGCAGCCGCTGGGGGAGCGCTGAGCATGCTCCTGGAGTTGCGTGATCGCGTGTTCCGTAGTGGGGAGCAAATTCGAACGGGCCTTGGCCTTGAATTCATTGGGATACTTCCGGTCGTGTCGGCAAATCGAGCCACGCGATCGAGCGTTAAGCGCGCGCGTGCCGGAAAAGGCAAGCCTGCGGGCTGGGCGCGTAAATTACCGCTACCGGGCGCAACTGTTGAGCCGCTTGACGACCGTGATCCGCTGACGGCAGCCGGTGAGGTTGATGAGCTCGAGCACGATCCGACGCCGCTTGAAGTGCGCGATATGGTGATGAACTACGCCGCCGCCAATCCGCTCTCAGGCTTCTCCGAAACGCTGCGATCGGCCAAGGTTGCTGCAGACCTGACGATTTCGGGCGCGTCGGTAAAAACCATTGGGATTGCATCTGTTTTGCCCAATGAAGGCAAGACGACGGTCTCGAAGAACCTCGCGAGCCTGACAGCGGCACAAGGGGCTAAGGTTCTGTTGATCGACGCTGACCTTCGTAACCCGGGCCTGACGCGTTCTGCCGTGGGTCGGACCGTAGAAAATGGACTGGCTGAGGTTATTCTTGATGGAGCAAACTGGCGGCGCGTTATTCGGTCGGAGGAGGAAACCGGCCTGGCCATTTTGCCGACCAATCCCAATCGCCGCGTGCCCCACACCAGTGATCTGCTGACCTCGCCGGGGATGCGGCGGCTTCTGGCGGACGTTCAAGCCGAGTATGACTACGTGTTTTTGGATCTGCCGCCGATCGGACCGGTTGTCGACGTGCGGGCCATGGCGCCGCTGCTTGATGGTGTCGTGTTCGTCGTCGAATGGGGCAAGACTGATCGCAACCTCGTGGAGAATGCGCTGTCGTCTGATGCCCAGCTCTACGACAAGATTATCGGTGTCATTCTGAACAAGGCCGACAAGGAAAAGCTCAAGCTGTACGAGAATTACCAATCGGGCGGCTACTACTACAACCGGTACAAAAAGTACTACACCAGTTGA
- a CDS encoding polysaccharide biosynthesis/export family protein — translation MLRDLWTRFGRLSAVILCGAALAGCETLPRSGPDDGLILSAATASVVDETGEAPTIDYAFVDLTSAMTPFLSVEQPGAGFSTFGGGRGPSPEILIGVGDVIQITIFESQGGGLFVPDDEGSARTGNFVTLPEQRVDRRGFVTVPYAGQVRALGRALPDIEADIVSRIIDLAIEPQVTISLVQRNSSNVTVSGDVNAPLRFELLESGERILDALARAGGLSSEDHDSFVTLARQGRAATIYYPTLLASPNENIFVAPGDVITVTEEQRRFMSFGATGLTGEYLFDRANLELTEALAKAGGLLDTRADPAQVLIYRHETRHNLERMGVDVSEFDPSVSQIHTIFRVNFRKPDAYFIAGHFEMRDGDVIYVSNADSVELFKFLDLITGITGAAAEITSDIDGTINNVDAIFD, via the coding sequence ATGCTGCGAGACCTTTGGACGCGTTTTGGGCGCTTAAGCGCGGTTATACTGTGTGGTGCCGCGCTGGCGGGTTGCGAAACGCTGCCGCGTTCCGGTCCCGACGATGGGCTCATTCTTTCCGCCGCCACCGCTTCGGTCGTTGACGAAACCGGCGAGGCGCCGACGATTGACTACGCCTTTGTCGATCTCACGAGCGCAATGACGCCGTTTCTTTCCGTTGAACAACCCGGCGCTGGTTTCAGTACCTTTGGTGGTGGGCGCGGACCATCTCCGGAGATTTTGATCGGTGTTGGCGACGTAATCCAAATTACGATTTTTGAGTCCCAGGGCGGCGGACTGTTCGTGCCGGACGACGAGGGTAGTGCCCGTACCGGTAACTTCGTTACGCTTCCAGAGCAGCGCGTTGATCGGCGCGGGTTCGTTACAGTCCCTTATGCGGGCCAGGTGCGGGCTTTAGGACGCGCGTTACCCGATATCGAAGCCGACATTGTTTCGCGCATTATCGATCTGGCCATCGAGCCGCAGGTCACGATTTCCCTGGTGCAGCGAAATTCAAGCAACGTCACCGTTTCGGGCGATGTGAACGCACCGCTTCGGTTTGAGTTGCTGGAATCCGGTGAGCGCATATTGGACGCTCTGGCAAGAGCGGGCGGTCTGTCCTCCGAAGACCATGATTCGTTTGTAACGTTGGCTCGTCAGGGTCGAGCGGCGACGATTTATTATCCAACCCTGCTCGCCAGTCCGAACGAGAACATCTTCGTTGCGCCAGGTGATGTGATCACCGTGACGGAGGAGCAGCGCCGCTTCATGTCCTTTGGCGCAACTGGATTAACTGGCGAGTATTTGTTCGACCGGGCAAATCTTGAGTTGACAGAAGCTCTTGCGAAAGCGGGTGGATTGCTGGACACGCGCGCCGACCCCGCTCAGGTGCTGATCTATCGCCACGAAACGCGCCACAATCTTGAGCGTATGGGTGTCGATGTAAGTGAATTTGACCCCTCAGTGAGCCAGATCCACACGATATTCCGGGTCAATTTCCGCAAACCGGATGCGTACTTCATCGCTGGGCATTTCGAAATGCGTGATGGTGACGTCATCTATGTTTCCAACGCCGACTCGGTGGAACTGTTCAAGTTCCTTGATCTCATCACCGGCATCACAGGCGCCGCCGCTGAGATCACCAGCGATATCGATGGAACGATCAACAATGTGGACGCTATCTTCGACTAG
- a CDS encoding metallophosphoesterase family protein, whose protein sequence is MSLSEGHVIYAVGDVHGRLDCLDTILARIDSDRTKHTGYTVQEVFLGDYVDRGMQSSQVIDRLISRRELHGAILLRGNHEQFMHGALHDESAAGLWCQFGGLETMRSYGVEIKLPLSPQSFGPLHRRWLEAVPQRHRSFLDSLPLHHRQDDYFFCHAGVRPGVPFDKQEPDDLMGIRDEFLSSPKWHGACVVHGHTPVEEPEILPNRINVDTGAYITGRLSCVRLKGQTQTILSA, encoded by the coding sequence GTGTCGCTATCGGAAGGTCATGTCATCTACGCAGTGGGCGACGTGCATGGCCGTTTGGATTGCCTCGATACAATCCTTGCGCGGATCGATAGCGATCGCACAAAACACACCGGATATACGGTTCAGGAAGTCTTTTTAGGCGACTACGTCGATCGCGGTATGCAAAGCAGTCAGGTGATCGACCGGCTTATTTCTCGGCGCGAGCTTCACGGGGCGATCTTGCTGCGCGGCAATCATGAGCAATTCATGCACGGTGCACTTCACGACGAAAGCGCAGCTGGTCTTTGGTGCCAGTTTGGCGGTCTGGAAACGATGCGATCCTATGGGGTCGAGATTAAGCTGCCGCTCTCACCGCAAAGCTTTGGGCCCCTGCATCGACGTTGGCTTGAAGCTGTTCCCCAGCGGCATCGAAGCTTTCTTGATAGCCTGCCCCTTCACCATCGCCAGGATGACTACTTTTTCTGTCACGCCGGGGTCCGGCCCGGCGTGCCGTTCGATAAGCAGGAACCGGACGATCTGATGGGGATCCGGGATGAGTTCCTGTCATCGCCGAAATGGCACGGCGCCTGTGTGGTGCACGGGCATACGCCAGTGGAAGAGCCTGAAATCCTGCCCAATCGCATCAACGTGGACACCGGCGCTTACATCACGGGGAGGCTCAGCTGCGTGAGGCTGAAGGGGCAGACACAGACAATTCTGAGTGCGTGA
- a CDS encoding glutamine synthetase family protein, translating to MTAPLSFDSLRSQVAEGSVDTVLACMVDMQGRLMGKRFHAVHFVESAYRETHCCDYLLATDLEMATPDGYAATSWQTGYGDYIMRPDLTTIRPIPWLEGTVMLLCDVIDHHTHDPVPHAPRALLQKQIARAEALGFTPIMATELEFFLFEQSYDALRKDGYRDLQPISGYNEDYHIFQTTKEEGVMRGVRNHLRAAGVPVEGSKGEAEAGQEELNIRHADALACADHHTIAKHAIKEIAWQNGRAASFLAKWHQARVGSASHVHQSLEAGGKPAFHDPANALGMSKVMEHYLAGLIAYAADITFFLAPYVNSYKRFAKGTFAPTKAVWSVDNRTAGFRLCADGTDAIRIECRIGGADLNPYLAQAAMLAAGLKGVEDELPLPPAATGDTYEATEAPEIPKTLRAATDALTGSSMLRDAMGEAVVNHYTRCAQWEQEAFDAVVTDWEIARGFERA from the coding sequence ATGACCGCACCGCTCAGCTTTGACTCCCTTCGATCGCAGGTCGCCGAGGGAAGCGTCGATACCGTTCTGGCGTGCATGGTGGACATGCAAGGCCGGCTGATGGGCAAGCGCTTCCATGCGGTCCATTTTGTCGAGAGCGCCTACCGCGAGACCCATTGCTGCGACTACCTGCTGGCGACCGATCTGGAGATGGCAACACCCGACGGGTATGCCGCGACGAGCTGGCAGACCGGCTATGGCGATTACATCATGCGCCCAGATCTGACGACCATCAGGCCAATACCCTGGCTCGAGGGGACGGTGATGCTGCTGTGCGATGTGATCGACCATCACACGCACGATCCGGTTCCTCACGCACCGCGCGCACTGCTGCAAAAACAGATCGCGCGCGCCGAGGCGCTGGGTTTTACGCCGATCATGGCGACCGAGCTTGAGTTCTTCCTGTTCGAGCAAAGCTACGACGCTCTGCGTAAGGATGGTTATCGCGACCTACAGCCGATCAGCGGCTACAACGAGGATTACCACATCTTCCAGACCACCAAGGAGGAAGGTGTGATGCGAGGGGTGCGCAACCATCTGCGCGCGGCAGGCGTGCCGGTTGAGGGCAGCAAAGGCGAGGCCGAGGCGGGTCAGGAAGAACTCAACATCCGTCATGCTGATGCGCTCGCCTGCGCCGATCACCACACTATCGCGAAGCACGCCATCAAGGAGATCGCCTGGCAGAACGGTCGTGCGGCGAGCTTTCTGGCCAAATGGCACCAGGCGCGGGTTGGCTCTGCTTCCCACGTGCACCAGTCGCTTGAAGCCGGCGGGAAGCCAGCCTTTCATGACCCGGCGAACGCGCTGGGGATGTCCAAGGTCATGGAGCATTACCTTGCCGGACTGATTGCCTATGCCGCCGATATCACCTTCTTTCTCGCGCCCTACGTGAACAGCTACAAGCGCTTCGCCAAGGGCACCTTCGCGCCGACGAAGGCGGTCTGGTCGGTGGACAACAGGACGGCCGGCTTCCGGCTTTGTGCCGATGGGACGGACGCGATCCGCATCGAATGCCGGATCGGTGGTGCAGACCTCAACCCTTACCTTGCGCAAGCGGCCATGCTCGCTGCGGGTCTCAAGGGCGTTGAGGATGAACTGCCTTTGCCGCCGGCCGCGACGGGGGATACCTACGAGGCGACCGAAGCGCCGGAGATCCCGAAAACCCTGCGCGCCGCCACGGACGCCCTGACCGGTTCTTCGATGCTGCGGGACGCGATGGGCGAGGCGGTGGTGAACCATTACACCCGATGCGCCCAATGGGAGCAGGAGGCCTTCGACGCCGTTGTCACCGATTGGGAAATCGCGCGCGGCTTTGAGCGTGCGTGA
- a CDS encoding iron-containing alcohol dehydrogenase yields the protein MNLIANWSYPTAIRFGAGRIEELGQACRELGIQRPLLVTDRGLADLPITMRAQALLGDAGLNTVLFADVDPNPTGENAVAGVDAYRAGEHDGVVAFGGGSALDLGKAVAFMAGQTRPIWDFEDIGDWWTRANAEMIAPILAVPTTAGTGSEVGRASVITNTENQEKKIIFHPRMLPSVVICDPELTIGMPPAITAGTGMDAFAHCLEAYCSPHYHPMSQGIALEGMRLVLGNLRTAYAQPYDLEARAHMMSAAAMGATAFQKGLGAIHALSHPIGAVHHTHHGTTNAVVMRAVLAFNRPAIEERIVRAAAYLGIKGGFDGFDAYIASLLSELGIPTNLAALGISDPDIDALTDAALRDPSCGGNPVAMDRQNTRALLESCFAD from the coding sequence ATGAACCTCATTGCAAATTGGTCCTATCCAACCGCCATTCGTTTTGGGGCAGGGCGGATCGAGGAGCTGGGGCAAGCTTGCCGCGAGCTTGGCATCCAGCGGCCCTTGCTTGTCACCGACCGCGGTCTTGCCGACCTGCCGATCACGATGCGTGCGCAAGCACTGCTGGGTGACGCCGGGCTCAATACTGTGCTTTTTGCCGATGTCGATCCCAACCCGACCGGTGAGAATGCTGTCGCAGGCGTCGATGCGTATCGCGCGGGAGAGCATGATGGGGTTGTTGCGTTCGGCGGCGGCTCGGCGCTTGATCTTGGCAAAGCGGTCGCGTTCATGGCCGGCCAGACCCGACCGATCTGGGATTTCGAAGACATTGGTGACTGGTGGACGCGCGCCAACGCCGAGATGATTGCGCCCATCCTTGCGGTGCCAACCACGGCGGGCACCGGGTCTGAGGTCGGCCGGGCATCTGTGATCACCAACACCGAAAACCAGGAAAAGAAGATCATTTTCCACCCCAGGATGCTGCCGAGCGTCGTGATCTGCGATCCGGAGCTGACTATTGGCATGCCGCCTGCCATCACGGCGGGAACGGGTATGGACGCGTTTGCCCACTGCCTCGAAGCCTACTGTTCCCCGCATTACCATCCGATGTCCCAGGGGATTGCGCTCGAGGGGATGCGGCTTGTGTTAGGCAATCTGCGAACCGCCTATGCGCAGCCGTACGATCTCGAGGCGCGGGCGCACATGATGAGCGCGGCAGCGATGGGCGCGACGGCCTTCCAGAAGGGCCTTGGCGCGATCCATGCCCTGTCGCATCCCATCGGCGCGGTGCACCACACCCACCATGGCACAACCAACGCGGTGGTCATGCGCGCGGTTCTCGCGTTCAACCGTCCGGCAATCGAGGAGCGGATCGTGCGCGCGGCGGCTTACCTCGGTATCAAGGGCGGGTTTGATGGCTTCGACGCGTACATAGCATCGCTTCTTTCGGAGCTCGGGATCCCGACAAACCTCGCCGCGCTCGGGATCAGCGATCCGGATATTGACGCCTTGACCGATGCGGCCCTGCGTGACCCCAGCTGCGGCGGCAACCCGGTCGCCATGGACCGACAAAACACGCGCGCGCTGCTGGAGAGCTGCTTCGCGGACTAA
- a CDS encoding sugar transferase — protein sequence MGRLHLLIDCVLVGIAAVIAFSLRDQSVFAALERPGLGLYAVASIGFGLVIFSATRVSRGVWRFFSFVDIFRVVGAAGIAILLAWSTTFLIDRSELIPRSVPVLHWICAAFLMCAARATVRLSLRPSFGRRDVIPVSALQHVLVVGSDELAELYIRCAKRLSQGRVAVVGLLAEDGAVAGRSVSGVPVLGSPTDIANLVNTQAIHGVFIDSIVVAQPFESLSRSARTALRDYEKHSGRALDFFEDRLGFPKVGDQMAAQTAAVAPRQYQTSGSYHLVKRALDAVAAFALLVLFAPLIAITWLAALIDVGAPAFFWQLRPGLHGKPLRVLKVRTMRGAHDERGARIPDQNRSSAIGEALRRYRLDELPQLINILKGDMSFIGPRPLLPVDQPKDASIRLSVRPGLTGWAQVNGGRILTPEDKAALDAWYVENMSFALDVRIAVMTLQVLLWGEKDPQDQVLRSAHGAVARQRLNLPS from the coding sequence GTGGGACGGCTGCACCTGCTCATCGATTGCGTTCTGGTCGGTATCGCTGCCGTCATCGCATTCTCTTTACGTGATCAATCCGTTTTTGCTGCGCTTGAGCGGCCAGGGCTTGGTCTGTATGCGGTTGCCTCGATCGGCTTTGGCCTGGTTATTTTTTCTGCCACGCGGGTTAGCCGGGGTGTGTGGCGCTTCTTCTCATTCGTCGACATTTTTCGGGTCGTTGGCGCTGCAGGCATTGCGATCCTGCTGGCATGGTCGACGACGTTTTTGATTGACCGTTCGGAACTGATCCCGCGCTCTGTTCCTGTTCTCCATTGGATTTGTGCAGCATTCCTGATGTGTGCTGCGCGTGCGACGGTGCGGCTTTCCTTGCGCCCGAGTTTTGGGCGTCGGGACGTCATCCCCGTCAGCGCTTTGCAGCACGTCTTGGTCGTCGGATCGGACGAGCTTGCCGAACTGTACATCCGCTGCGCAAAACGCCTCTCCCAAGGTCGTGTGGCCGTGGTGGGGCTTTTGGCGGAAGACGGAGCAGTTGCCGGTCGATCGGTCTCCGGCGTGCCTGTTCTGGGTTCTCCGACAGACATTGCCAATCTCGTCAACACCCAGGCGATCCATGGTGTGTTCATCGACTCGATTGTCGTCGCTCAGCCCTTTGAAAGCCTCAGCCGCTCGGCTCGAACGGCCCTGCGCGACTACGAAAAGCACAGCGGTCGCGCGCTCGATTTCTTCGAGGACCGGCTCGGGTTTCCGAAGGTGGGTGATCAGATGGCCGCCCAGACCGCGGCGGTGGCGCCACGGCAATACCAGACATCGGGCTCGTACCATTTGGTCAAGCGTGCGCTCGATGCGGTTGCCGCATTTGCGCTTTTGGTCCTGTTTGCCCCGCTTATCGCTATCACCTGGCTCGCTGCGCTTATCGATGTCGGCGCGCCTGCGTTCTTCTGGCAGCTGCGCCCGGGCTTGCACGGCAAGCCGCTGCGCGTCCTCAAGGTGCGTACCATGCGTGGTGCGCATGATGAACGTGGAGCGCGTATTCCTGATCAGAACCGGTCGTCTGCGATTGGTGAGGCGCTTCGGCGGTATCGCCTTGACGAGCTGCCGCAGCTCATCAACATCCTCAAGGGTGATATGTCTTTCATCGGCCCGCGCCCTCTGCTGCCCGTTGATCAGCCTAAAGATGCGTCAATTCGGCTGAGTGTACGCCCCGGGCTAACCGGTTGGGCACAGGTTAATGGTGGCCGGATTTTAACCCCTGAGGACAAGGCGGCTCTCGATGCCTGGTATGTCGAAAACATGTCGTTCGCGCTCGATGTGCGGATCGCCGTCATGACCCTCCAAGTCCTGCTGTGGGGCGAAAAAGACCCTCAGGATCAGGTGCTGCGCAGCGCCCACGGGGCCGTGGCACGCCAACGTCTCAACCTGCCATCGTAA
- a CDS encoding transglutaminase-like cysteine peptidase codes for MLTRVLMTCAAGLMMMGAATTVSQARVVLPQAVPMPPASSEMRLGRNTLAPFAHVRFCQVNRSQCAVRGAAERVELTADRWQQLRRVNASVNRSIRPRHDRRAGAIGDHWAISPAYGDCEDYALTKRAHLLRMGWPSYALLIATADVRGFGHHAVLVVRTSSGDYVLDNLTGQIKPWRSTGYRWDKMQSPTNPRHWLQV; via the coding sequence ATGTTGACGCGTGTACTGATGACCTGCGCGGCAGGTTTGATGATGATGGGAGCGGCGACGACGGTATCGCAAGCGCGAGTTGTTCTGCCGCAGGCGGTGCCAATGCCGCCAGCAAGTTCGGAAATGCGGCTCGGCCGCAATACCTTGGCACCTTTCGCCCATGTGCGGTTTTGCCAGGTCAATCGGTCTCAATGCGCCGTGCGCGGCGCTGCAGAGCGTGTGGAGTTGACGGCCGATCGCTGGCAGCAGCTTCGGCGGGTCAACGCGTCCGTCAACCGCTCCATCAGGCCTCGGCATGACCGCCGGGCCGGTGCCATTGGTGACCATTGGGCGATATCGCCCGCCTATGGTGATTGTGAGGACTACGCTCTAACCAAGCGCGCCCATCTTTTGCGCATGGGCTGGCCGTCCTACGCTCTTTTGATCGCGACCGCCGATGTGCGGGGTTTCGGGCATCACGCCGTTTTGGTCGTGCGGACCAGCTCTGGCGATTACGTGCTTGATAATCTCACCGGCCAAATCAAACCGTGGCGCTCGACGGGTTATCGTTGGGATAAGATGCAGTCGCCGACCAACCCACGCCACTGGCTACAGGTGTAA